A DNA window from Rossellomorea marisflavi contains the following coding sequences:
- a CDS encoding multi antimicrobial extrusion protein MatE — translation MDQSTRFTYGNLAAFFIPLGFSASLTSLTHIIINGTLSRGENAAFIIACYAVALSLFGIVERPIIVFRQTCSTLVKDRPGFKKLNMFMLIVIALLAGFSLLLAYTSVGDWVYVTLFNADLNMVSTISDTFKVIFLVIIFSGIRGIYQGIIISQLETKWLSIMVVVRLFLMFLAAYLFVAFDYVTSMAGAMIFLIGMMVECAISVWKGNGLLKTYYPAKGPGLTIKEISQFYTPLVFYFVIQTFLIPIIYIFLSQSQNIEMSIASFALAYSIVNLLLSFFMYTHQLVLQLYDKNKKKVIRFFSFVSLLPSFLLIILCYTPIGDAFMRSVMGADPELSKTTLYVMQFFLFKTLVFPWVDFLNGFLMLKRLTKRMLMAQVMNIVAAVVCLTLLVYTVPQWNGINGAIAVSIGELIGLFAVIYIVRKASRVLGEEAGLKKEA, via the coding sequence GTGGACCAATCCACACGATTCACCTATGGGAATCTTGCAGCATTCTTCATTCCGCTCGGCTTTTCGGCAAGCTTGACGTCCCTCACTCACATCATTATCAATGGTACGCTGAGCAGAGGGGAGAATGCGGCGTTTATCATTGCCTGTTACGCCGTGGCCCTTTCGCTATTCGGTATCGTAGAACGGCCGATCATCGTTTTCCGGCAGACGTGTTCGACCCTTGTGAAGGACCGTCCTGGATTTAAGAAATTAAATATGTTCATGCTTATTGTGATTGCCCTGCTTGCAGGATTCAGTCTGCTATTGGCTTATACCTCTGTAGGGGATTGGGTGTATGTGACCCTTTTTAATGCCGATCTCAATATGGTCTCGACCATTTCGGACACGTTTAAAGTAATCTTCCTTGTCATCATATTTTCCGGGATAAGAGGAATCTATCAGGGGATCATCATTAGTCAGCTTGAAACCAAGTGGCTTTCAATCATGGTCGTTGTTCGGCTGTTCCTCATGTTTTTAGCCGCCTATTTGTTTGTTGCCTTCGATTATGTAACGAGTATGGCGGGTGCCATGATCTTTCTCATCGGGATGATGGTGGAATGTGCCATCAGTGTTTGGAAGGGAAATGGTCTTTTGAAGACCTATTACCCCGCGAAAGGTCCGGGTCTGACCATTAAGGAAATCTCGCAATTCTATACGCCCCTTGTCTTCTATTTCGTCATTCAGACCTTTTTGATCCCGATTATTTATATCTTCCTTTCTCAGTCTCAAAATATTGAGATGAGTATCGCTTCCTTTGCCCTTGCCTATAGTATCGTGAACTTACTTTTGAGCTTTTTTATGTACACGCATCAGCTCGTTCTGCAGCTGTATGATAAGAACAAGAAAAAGGTGATCAGATTCTTCTCCTTTGTGAGCCTGTTGCCTTCTTTTCTTCTGATCATTCTCTGCTATACGCCGATTGGAGATGCTTTCATGAGGTCGGTGATGGGTGCGGATCCAGAACTATCCAAGACTACACTCTATGTCATGCAGTTCTTTCTCTTCAAAACGCTTGTTTTCCCTTGGGTGGACTTTTTGAATGGCTTCCTGATGCTGAAACGGTTGACGAAGCGGATGCTCATGGCTCAGGTGATGAATATCGTGGCTGCTGTTGTATGTCTCACTCTGCTTGTTTATACGGTTCCACAGTGGAATGGTATAAACGGGGCCATTGCGGTTTCAATCGGGGAATTGATCGGTCTTTTCGCTGTGATATATATTGTCCGTAAAGCATCAAGGGTGCTGGGCGAAGAGGCTGGTCTTAAGAAGGAAGCTTGA
- a CDS encoding M24 family metallopeptidase — MADRGRSHVNPATERAVASILLTGEDVTLFVNNIEGKRLIEEEFGSHFYDVREFPWYEPLSLEGYTTDQELEGILQPLRTTVLPDEKVEVKTFGKETAAAIENAAFHLTRGMTEFEVAGLVAKACWERGIEPVVNLVAADRRVFTRRHPLPTDAVIDEYVLLVLCGRRKGRFMSVSRLVHFGSPGEELTRRHEAVATIDARIINATRSGTDYAHLFNEMTQAYEDTGFPEEWTFHHQGGLSGFASREQLLLPGLSAKYVKNDQIYAWNPSIAGVKSEDTILVEDEPKILTFTGDFPVETVQLDGAQQERPAILVRRRL, encoded by the coding sequence ATGGCTGACCGGGGGAGGAGTCATGTCAACCCGGCAACGGAAAGGGCAGTGGCCTCCATCCTGTTGACGGGCGAAGACGTCACCTTGTTTGTGAACAATATAGAGGGAAAGAGACTGATCGAGGAGGAGTTTGGCTCACATTTTTATGACGTTCGGGAGTTTCCCTGGTATGAGCCCCTTTCACTGGAAGGCTATACGACTGATCAGGAGCTGGAAGGAATCCTGCAGCCCCTGCGGACCACCGTCCTTCCTGATGAGAAGGTAGAGGTGAAGACATTCGGGAAAGAAACGGCGGCTGCCATCGAGAACGCGGCCTTCCACCTTACACGGGGGATGACAGAGTTCGAAGTGGCCGGACTCGTGGCGAAAGCCTGCTGGGAAAGGGGAATCGAACCGGTGGTGAACCTCGTGGCGGCAGATCGCCGGGTGTTTACGAGAAGGCATCCCCTGCCGACGGATGCAGTGATCGATGAGTACGTTCTTCTTGTCCTGTGCGGAAGGAGGAAGGGGCGGTTCATGTCTGTCTCGCGCCTGGTTCATTTTGGTAGTCCGGGCGAAGAGCTCACAAGGAGACATGAAGCCGTCGCCACCATTGATGCGCGCATAATCAATGCCACCCGTTCCGGTACTGATTACGCGCACCTTTTCAATGAAATGACGCAGGCGTACGAAGATACAGGATTTCCAGAAGAATGGACCTTTCATCATCAGGGGGGGTTGAGCGGTTTCGCCTCCCGAGAGCAGCTCCTTCTTCCCGGACTTTCGGCGAAATATGTGAAAAATGATCAGATTTATGCTTGGAACCCAAGTATTGCAGGAGTAAAATCAGAGGATACCATTCTAGTGGAAGATGAACCAAAGATTCTCACTTTCACGGGTGACTTTCCTGTGGAAACGGTTCAGCTGGATGGAGCACAACAAGAGCGGCCCGCCATCCTGGTGAGGCGCCGACTTTAG